A single region of the Podospora pseudopauciseta strain CBS 411.78 chromosome 1, whole genome shotgun sequence genome encodes:
- a CDS encoding hypothetical protein (CAZy:GH47; COG:G; EggNog:ENOG503NU24), whose amino-acid sequence MDHDHRDLLSDGGSRSDATRIPIDASPRAQMPPESTMTFTRPILRPIPWIGWNMLLWCLAAVMLAPGHVGVAAMSTDRIKELRQETVDMFYHGFDNYMDIAFPEDELRPVSCVPLTRDAKNPRNVELNDVLGNYSLTLIDSLSTLAILASAPPDERGTGPKALADFQHGVAALVEQYGDGSPGPSGVGQRGRGFDVDSKVQVFETVIRGLGGLLSAHLFAVGALPITGYKPRHIETDDPLYSQPIVWPNGFKYDGQILRLALDLGQRLLPAFYTKTGMPYPRVNLRHGIPFYTNSPMHENAPMNPPEGPLEITETCSAGAGSLVLEFTVLSRLTGDPRFEQLAKRAFWAVWYRKSQIGLIGAGVDAEQGHWIGAYAVIGAGADSFFEYALKSHILLSGHEPPNRTASARKHRGGIDSDNWLDPNALFPPLNDAENSADSFLEAWHLAHAAIKRHLYNEKDHPHYDNVNLWTGSLVSNWVDSLGAYYSGLLVLAGEVEEAIETNLLYTAIWTRYAALPERYSLRDKTVEGGLGWWPLRPEFIESTYHIYRATKDPWYLYVGEMVLRDITRRCWTPCGWAGLQNVLDGEKSDRMESFFLGETAKYMYLLFDDEHPLNSLDAPYVFTTEGHPLIIPKAPPKDGPRRQRSPRKYLTVYPNEEYTNTCPPRPQTTPLSGSVVAARDDIYHAARLLDLHQLSPTSAYAIDAGQMSGQHMARSNYTLYPWTLPAELMPDNGTCAKLYQPEEVTLEFASNAQQAVGGSSFNFLLGSQNLERLSADRIRVSSLSGLKMSMRLEDSGTGEREWRVSKVNGVLLGKDESIIFDRAILGEIQDPRFSLIKDPVLAKLQQLHQINLLDDEPAASDDGSKAGQQPLSQTENTHEEEDLEELDADLLHDLLAKAELPPVASPRVSVPAFGSMVKALFNQIAASLDLQLPDATSIPGLRSSTPKKALPYNLVINRTAVTPTGLGAAPLPAHIIPPRAPRIPEFGPVPIEHFPWSTIYAAGTACDAVLPDSAPRDHQVIVIRRGGCNFSTKLANIPAFSPSFRSLQLVVVVSDDDGAESSSAAHLREQAGLIRPLLDEVQVTPAGFARRHPIPMVMVGGGDVGYEQLGAAKRMGLARRWFVESSGFRVRNVIVDEGDNDEVD is encoded by the exons ATGGACCACGACCATCGCGATTTGCTTAGCGATGGCGGCTCCCGATCCGACGCAACCCGAATTCCCATTGACGCATCTCCCCGCGCCCAGATGCCCCCCGAGAGTACCATGACATTCACACGGCCGATTCTCCGCCCAATACCATGGATAGGGTGGAATATGCTACTATGGTGTCTTGCGGCGGTGATGCTGGCCCCTGGCCACGTCGGGGTTGCGGCCATGTCAACGGACAGGATAAAAGAGTTACGCCAGGAGACCGTTGACATGTTTTACCATGGCTTTGATAATTATATGGATATTGCCTTCCCCGAGGACGAG CTCCGTCCAGTATCGTGTGTCCCACTGACCCGCGATGCGAAAAACCCACGAAATGTCGAGCTCAATGACGTGCTGGGCAACTACTCACTCACGCTAATAGACAGCCTCTCAACCTTGGCTATCTTGGCTTCTGCGCCACCAGATGAACGAGGCACTGGGCCGAAAGCCCTTGCAGATTTCCAGCATGGGGTAGCCGCCTTGGTCGAACAGTACGGAGATGGAAGCCCTGGACCTTCAGGAGTAGGCCAGCGTGGCCGTGGCTTCGATGTCGACAGCAAGGTCCAAGTCTTTGAGACGGTGATTCGAGGCCTTGGTGGGCTTCTCAGTGCCCATTTGTTTGCCGTGGGCGCGCTGCCGATAACCGGATACAAACCTCGCCATATCGAGACGGATGACCCCTTATATTCGCAACCAATCGTTTGGCCAAACGGGTTCAAGTACGATGGGCAAATTTTGAGATTAGCACTGGATCTGGGACAGAGGCTCTTGCCGGCCTTTTACACCAAGACGGGAATGCCATACCCGCGTGTCAACCTCCGTCATGGCATCCCCTTTTATACCAACTCACCCATGCATGAGAATGCACCCATGAACCCACCAGAAGGCCCACTGGAGATAACGGAAACGTGTAGCGCTGGCGCGGGGTCACTGGTACTCGAGTTTACAGTTCTGAGTCGTTTGACCGGCGACCCGCGATTCGAGCAGCTTGCAAAACGTGCCTTCTGGGCTGTCTGGTACAGAAAAAGCCAGATAGGACTTATAGGGGCTGGTGTGGATGCCGAGCAAGGCCACTGGATCGGAGCTTATGCCGTCATTGGTGCGGGCGCTGACAGCTTTTTCGAGTATGCTTTGAAGTCACATATTCTGCTCTCTGGACATGAGCCCCCTAACCGGACGGCTTCTGCACGCAAACACAGGGGCGGCATCGACAGTGACAACTGGTTGGATCCCAACGCTCTTTTCCCTCCCCTGAACGATGCCGAAAACTCGGCCGATTCGTTTTTGGAAGCATGGCACCTTGCACACGCAGCCATCAAGCGCCATCTTTACAATGAAAAAGACCACCCCCACTATGACAACGTTAACCTTTGGACAGGATCTTTAGTATCCAATTGGGTTGACAGCCTGGGCGCGTATTACTCGGGGCTCCTTGTCCTcgctggtgaggttgaggaagccATTGAGACAAACCTCTTATACACAGCCATATGGACGAGGTATGCTGCGCTTCCTGAGCGGTACTCACTTCGTGACAAGACAGTTGAGGGTGGACTCGGCTGGTGGCCACTGCGGCCAGAGTTCATCGAGTCGACATACCACATATATCGCGCCACCAAAGACCCCTGGTATCTGTACGTTGGTGAGATGGTGTTGCGGGATATCACGAGACGTTGCTGGACCCCTTGCGGCTGGGCAGGCCTGCAAAACGTTTTGGATGGCGAAAAGAGCGACCGCATGGAAAGCTTTTTCCTCGGAGAGACCGCCAAATACATGTACTTGCTCTTTGACGACGAACACCCGCTAAACTCTTTGGATGCCCCTTATGTTTTCACAACCGAGGGACACCCACTCATTATTCCCAAGGCTCCGCCAAAAGATGGTCCTCGCCGACAACGGTCACCTCGCAAATACTTGACTGTCTATCCTAACGAGGAGTATACAAACACATGCCCGCCACGGCCCCAAACCACGCCATTATCAGGGTCAGTCGTTGCAGCAAGAGATGACATTTACCACGCCGCGCGCTTGTTGGATCTTCACCAGCTTTCCCCAACTTCCGCCTACGCTATCGATGCAGGGCAAATGTCTGGTCAACACATGGCTCGCTCAAACTACACGCTTTATCCGTGGACACTCCCTGCAGAGCTTATGCCTGACAATGGCACCTGCGCCAAACTGTACCAGCCAGAGGAGGTGACCCTGGAATTCGCCTCGAACGCGCAGCAAGCTGTTGGAGGCAGCTCCTTCAACTTTCTACTGGGCAGTCAGAATCTGGAAAGATTAAGTGCGGATCGTATCCGTGTTTCCAGCCTATCGGGACTCAAGATGTCAATGCGTCTGGAGGATAGTGGTACTGGTGAGCGTGAGTGGCGGGTCAGCAAAGTTAATGGCGTTTTGCTGGGCAAGGACGAATCCATCATCTTTGACCGGGCCATACTGGGCGAGATCCAAGATCCAAGATTCTCGCTGATCAAGGACCCCGTTCTCGCCAAACTCCAACAGTTACATCAAATCAACCTGCTTGATGATGAGCCCGCGGCTAGTGACGATGGGAGCAAAGCTGGCCAACAACCACTGTCTCAAACAGAAAACACccatgaagaagaagacctcgAAGAGCTCGACGCAGACCTCCTACACGACCTTCTCGCCAAGGCCGAGCTTCCCCCCGTTGCCTCTCCCCGGGTCTCTGTTCCAGCTTTTGGCTCCATGGTCAAAGCACTCTTCAACCAAATTGCTGCCTCATTGGACCTCCAGCTCCCAGACGCCACCTCCATCCCGGGGCTTAGGTcgtccacccccaaaaaggCCCTGCCCTACAACCTGGTGATAAACCGAACAGCAGTCACCCCCACAGGGTTGGGCGCCGCCCCTCTACCAGCGCACATCATCCCACCCCGCGCGCCTCGCATCCCCGAGTTTGGACCCGTCCCGATAGAGCACTTCCCCTGGTCGACGATTTACGCGGCCGGCACTGCCTGCGACGCCGTCCTCCCCGACTCTGCCCCGCGAGACCACCAGGTCATCGTCATCCGCAGGGGCGGGTGCAACTTTTCGACCAAGCTGGCCAACATTCCCGCATTTTCGCCCTCGTTCAGGTCACtgcagctggtggtggttgtgtcggatgatgacggggccgagtcgtcgtcggcggcgCATCTGAGGGAGCAAGCGGGGTTGATCAGGCCGTTGCTGGATGAGGTCCAGGTGACGCCTGCTGGGTTTGCGAGGAGGCATCCGATtccgatggtgatggttggtgggggggatgttgggTATGAGCAGCTTGGGGCTgcgaagaggatggggttggcgaggaggtggtttGTGGAGAGCTCGGGGTTCAGGGTCAGGAATGTGattgttgatgagggggataatgatgaggttgattAG
- a CDS encoding hypothetical protein (EggNog:ENOG503P5UU) — translation MTSAQYLMPSAHHHHDNLPGSTACTSGPASVVYSSPDLDPYSAISGVSSFNYPAAADSTLLTPVSGAGSPPLQQRATSKPPMRNYHSQSAIPGPQVPTPPNSSKMYYSGYDVNNSSQGSSPMTVHPAATEGGHFDMYMAHSPPMSHHPSSPKSEVPPPIDPYLGSYNVSANNGEIIHQPFQEYHAFNVDVGPSGPYLGQPPHMHHRMPSNGGHAPVLAQPNPSHFRPDTTPRIGGIEDLRDPSVLLGGYPSHAALSPGRRLQQRKKPSPARKPARTPKSTPQIGSESGANGQLDDGDQDELTLRDDAPDDDKYLFQLRKEFISEKGKGMWEEMKAKYSEKHQGNWEKAALQMKVSRAVAKYGVWPKREIERLMEAHRYYEEKRYQLILARMKESGGCRVWDWKPQHIEAMLVKLGMEEPTVDEKTGTRRRKNKAARRRATSQNSHHNTHVMGDWSNGLGLHHPAFQGHAHHVAAAAAARQASYDMMSDDASTAPQFSSEQENDYLDQIFNKTPKVEDSMSPESMELAYEDDAASQHSAAREPSHHRSERVARQACEQMMQTRATYAQ, via the exons ATGACCAGCGCCCAGTATCTCATGCCAAGTgcgcaccaccatcacgatAACTTGCCCGGTTCTACTGCTTGTACCAGCGGCCCTGCCTCTGTTGTTTACTCGTCACCGGACCTTGACCCCTACAGTGCT ATCTCTGGAGTCTCTTCTTTCAACTACCCAGCCGCTGCAGACTCGACACTCCTCACGCCAGTTTCTGGAGCCGGCAGTCCGCCTTTGCAGCAAAGAGCCACCTCAAAGCCACCGATGAGAAATTACCATTCGCAGTCGGCCATTCCTGGACCACAAgtcccaacacccccaaactCATCCAAGATGTACTACAGCGGTTACGacgtcaacaacagcagccagGGATCCTCTCCTATGACAGTCCATCCTGCGGCCACCGAGGGAGGGCATTTTGACATGTACATGGCTCACTCTCCCCCAATGagccaccacccatcctctcccaaaTCTGAGGTTCCACCGCCAATCGACCCCTATCTTGGATCCTACAATGTTTCGGCCAACAACGGGGAGATAATACACCAGCCTTTCCAGGAGTACCACGCCTTCAATGTTGACGTAGGGCCGTCGGGACCGTATCTGGGTCAGCCGCCACACATGCACCATCGCATGCCTTCCAACGGCGGACACGCTCCCGTCTTAGCTCAGCCAAACCCATCCCACTTTAGGCCAGACACGACCCCCAGAATTGGAGGCATTGAAGACTTACGTGATCCCTCTGTATTACTCGGCGGCTACCCGTCCCACGCGGCTCTTAGTCCCGGAAGAAGACTCCAGCAGCGCAAGAAGCCGTCACCGGCACGAAAACCAGCTCGCACACCCAAGTCAACACCTCAAATAGGTTCAGAATCAGGCGCGAATGGTCAATTGGATGATGGTGATCAGGACGAGCTCACACTGCGGGACGATGCACCCGATGATGACAAGTATCTCTTCCAGCTCCGGAAAGAGTTCATCtcggagaaggggaagggcatGTGGGAAGAGATGAAGGCCAAGTACTCGGAGAAGCACCAAGGCAACTGGGAAAAGGCGGCTCTTCAGATGAAGGTCTCGCGTGCCGTTGCCAAGTATGGTGTCTGGCCGAAGAGAGAG ATCGAGCGACTTATGGAAGCCCACCGATACTACGAAGAAAAGAGATATCAACTTATACTTGCACGCATGAAGGAAAGCGGTGGCTGTCGCGTTTGGGACTGGAAGCCACAGCACATCGAGGCCATGCTTGTCAAGCTTGGTATGGAGGAGCCCACAGTTGATGAGAAGACTGGTACAAGACGGCGCAAGAACAAAGCAGCCCGTCGAAGGGCCACTTCGCAAAACAGCCATCACAACACACATGTCATGGGTGACTGGTCGAACGGGCTCGGTCTCCATCACCCTGCCTTCCAGGGTCATGCTCACCACGtcgcagcggcggcggcggcacgACAGGCCTCTTACGACATGATGAGCGACGACGCCAGCACCGCCCCCCAATTTAGCTCGGAACAAGAAAACGACTATCTCGACCAAATCTTTAACAAGACCCCCAAAGTCGAAGACAGCATGAGCCCCGAATCTATGGAGCTTGCTTATGAGGACGACGCCGCATCGCAACACTCGGCAGCCCGCGAGCCGAGTCATCACCGAAGCGAGCGTGTCGCTCGACAGGCCTGCGAACAAATGATGCAGACAAGAGCCACATATGCCCAATAA
- the APT1 gene encoding adenine phosphoribosyltransferase (EggNog:ENOG503NUHG; COG:F; BUSCO:EOG09264SSI), producing the protein MSAPADSAQPLASTSNDQAPTSADITTNNASRGQSASASASASELARTKITLQGALKSFQDFPIPGINFIDILPLFQDPAIHNALLRALELQVLEFVGGLKPDVVVGLDARGFLFGPSLALKLDASFVPVRKKGKMPGPCVTAAYEKEYGTDFFQMQEGAIKPGQKVLVVDDIIATGGSAAAAGTLVKQLGGELVGYLFILEIAFLKGREKLGGVPTITLLETDE; encoded by the exons atgaGCGCCCCCGCCGACTCTGCCCAACCTCTGGCGTCGACCAGCAACGATCAGGCTCCCACCTCTGCTgatatcaccaccaacaatgcCTCGAGAGGACagtccgcctccgcctccgccagTGCCTCCGAACTCGCCCGTACAAAGATAACTCTCCAGGGCGCCCTCAAGTCGTTCCAGGACTTTCCCATTCCCGGTATCAACTTCATCGATATCCTCCCCTTGTTCCAGGACCCCGCCATCCACAACGCCCTGCTCCGCGCCCTCGAGCTCCAGGTGCTCGAGTTTGTTGGCGGCTTGAAGCCCGATGTGGTTGTGGGGTTGGATGCGCGGGGTTTCCTCTTCGGCCCGTCGCTCGCCCTGAAGCTCGATGCGAGCTTCGTGCCCGTCCGCAAAAAGGGCAAGATGCCCGGCCCCTGCGTGACGGCTGCCTATGAGAAGGAGTACGGCACCGACTTTTTCCAGATGCAAGAGGGTGCTATCAAGCCGGGCCAGAAGGTCCTGGTCGTGGATGACATTATTGCTACCG GTGGATCTGCCGCGGCCGCTGGCACCTTGGTGAAGCAGCTCGGAGGTGAGCTGGTCGGCTatctcttcatcctcgagATTGCCTTCCTCAAGGGCCGTGAGAAGCTCGGTGGCGTTCCTACCATTACTCTCCTCGAGACGGATGAGTAA